Proteins from a single region of Gammaproteobacteria bacterium:
- a CDS encoding CsbD family protein yields MKTSTKDQAEGKLHKAKGKIKEMTGKLIDNPELEAEGKGENIAGQVQEKIGQIEKVAGK; encoded by the coding sequence ATGAAAACCAGCACTAAAGATCAGGCAGAGGGCAAGTTGCACAAGGCAAAGGGTAAGATCAAGGAGATGACAGGAAAGCTGATCGATAATCCGGAATTGGAAGCCGAAGGAAAGGGCGAGAACATCGCCGGCCAGGTTCAGGAAAAGATCGGCCAGATTGAGAAGGTTGCAGGGAAGTAG